The Pirellulimonas nuda genome includes a region encoding these proteins:
- the hydA gene encoding dihydropyrimidinase — protein MTLLIRNGRIVTATDDYVADVLCEGETIAAIGRNLTAPGGTEVIDATGKLVMPGFIDPHVHIYLPFMGTYAKDDYGTASRAALVGGTTTLIEMCCPSRSEDPLEAFELWKSKAEGLSACDFTFHMGVTRFDDDTPPKLRQIVEAGVASFKVFLAYQGFFGVDDTELYKTLRLAKELGVIVTAHCENETLVAQLQQKLLAEGKTGPEWHEPSRPQEVEAEGVHHLMTFAELTGAHVYIVHTSCDGAVQAALDARRRGVHVAIETVIPYLVLDGTYAQQPDFEGAKYVMSPPIRSADQQPLLWNHLASRDIATVATDHAPFDFQQQKEMGRDNFTLIPNGIPTIEHRATLLYTHGVATGRISLNTFVDSVSTQAAKLFGLFPRKGTIAVGSDADLVIYDPDYRGTISAATHQMATDYSAFEGWEQIGRPEWVTVRGEVAVRDGAFVGELGSGQFLKREPTHF, from the coding sequence GTGACGCTCCTGATCCGCAATGGCCGCATCGTAACCGCGACCGACGACTACGTGGCCGACGTGCTGTGCGAGGGCGAGACGATCGCCGCCATCGGGCGCAACCTCACCGCCCCCGGCGGGACGGAGGTGATCGACGCCACGGGCAAGCTGGTCATGCCGGGGTTCATCGACCCGCACGTGCATATCTACTTGCCGTTCATGGGGACGTACGCCAAGGACGACTACGGCACCGCAAGCCGCGCGGCGCTGGTCGGCGGCACCACGACGCTGATCGAGATGTGCTGCCCCAGCCGCAGCGAAGACCCGCTCGAAGCGTTTGAGCTGTGGAAGTCGAAGGCCGAAGGCCTCAGCGCGTGCGACTTCACGTTCCACATGGGGGTCACACGGTTCGACGACGACACGCCGCCCAAGCTGCGGCAAATCGTCGAGGCGGGGGTCGCCAGCTTCAAGGTCTTCCTGGCTTACCAGGGGTTCTTCGGCGTCGACGACACAGAGCTGTACAAGACGCTGCGGCTCGCCAAGGAGCTGGGGGTGATCGTCACCGCCCACTGCGAGAACGAGACGCTGGTCGCCCAGCTCCAGCAGAAGCTGCTGGCCGAGGGCAAAACCGGCCCCGAGTGGCACGAGCCCTCCCGTCCGCAAGAGGTCGAGGCCGAGGGGGTCCACCACCTGATGACCTTCGCGGAGCTAACCGGCGCCCACGTCTACATCGTCCACACGAGTTGCGACGGCGCGGTACAAGCGGCGCTCGACGCGCGGCGCCGCGGAGTGCATGTGGCGATCGAGACGGTGATCCCGTACCTGGTGCTCGACGGCACCTACGCCCAGCAGCCCGACTTCGAGGGCGCCAAGTACGTGATGTCGCCACCGATCCGCTCCGCCGATCAGCAGCCGCTGCTGTGGAACCACCTAGCGAGCCGCGACATCGCCACGGTGGCGACCGACCACGCCCCGTTCGACTTTCAGCAGCAGAAAGAGATGGGCCGCGACAACTTCACCCTCATCCCCAACGGCATCCCCACCATCGAGCACCGCGCTACGCTGCTCTACACCCACGGCGTCGCGACGGGCCGCATCAGCCTGAACACGTTCGTCGACTCCGTGAGCACCCAAGCAGCCAAGCTGTTCGGGCTGTTCCCAAGAAAGGGGACGATCGCCGTAGGCTCCGACGCCGACCTAGTGATCTACGACCCCGACTACCGCGGCACGATCTCTGCCGCGACGCACCAGATGGCGACCGACTACAGCGCGTTCGAGGGCTGGGAGCAAATCGGCCGCCCGGAGTGGGTGACGGTGCGCGGCGAGGTGGCAGTGCGCGACGGGGCGTTTGTTGGGGAGCTGGGGAGCGGCCAGTTCTTGAAGCGGGAGCCGACGCACTTTTGA
- the preA gene encoding NAD-dependent dihydropyrimidine dehydrogenase subunit PreA, whose amino-acid sequence MPTLQTTVDGLRLPNPFVIGSGPPGTNGKVIGRAFDDGWGAVICKTVSLDAGKVNNVQPRYARLRGRQSDEIYGWENIELISDRSFDTWIDEFKRLKDSHAEGVLIASIMEEYSKGAWQEIVGRCEEAGVDAFELNMSCPHGLPERRMGAAMGENPEILEEVCGWVMQVAKLPVWAKMTPNVTHIEDPTRASLRAGCQGVAAINTIRSVVAVDLETLRPEPSVEGYTTPGGYSGPAVRPIALRMCMEIATLINKEFPGRTLSGIGGIETGEDAAQFILLGSHTVQVCTGVMKFGYRCVQEMCESLLAFMEKHGFEAIDDFRGKSLPYFTTHADLVQRQAEARAAKKAEAQSQKAQQKKMIQGDAEWSGDDFVDQSDALARG is encoded by the coding sequence ATGCCCACGCTCCAAACCACCGTCGACGGCCTCCGCCTCCCCAACCCGTTCGTCATTGGCTCGGGCCCTCCCGGCACCAACGGCAAGGTGATCGGCCGGGCGTTTGACGATGGCTGGGGGGCCGTGATTTGTAAGACGGTGAGCCTCGACGCCGGCAAGGTGAACAACGTGCAGCCTCGGTACGCGCGGCTCCGGGGACGCCAGAGCGACGAGATTTATGGTTGGGAGAACATCGAACTCATCAGCGACCGCTCATTCGACACCTGGATCGACGAGTTCAAGCGGCTGAAGGACTCGCACGCCGAGGGGGTGCTGATCGCGTCCATCATGGAGGAGTACAGCAAGGGCGCCTGGCAAGAGATTGTGGGCCGGTGCGAGGAGGCGGGCGTCGACGCGTTCGAGCTGAACATGAGCTGTCCCCACGGGCTCCCCGAACGGCGGATGGGCGCCGCGATGGGCGAAAACCCGGAGATCCTCGAAGAGGTGTGCGGCTGGGTGATGCAAGTCGCCAAGCTCCCCGTGTGGGCCAAGATGACCCCCAACGTCACGCACATCGAAGACCCCACCCGCGCCAGCCTGCGGGCCGGCTGCCAGGGGGTAGCGGCCATCAACACCATCCGCAGCGTCGTGGCGGTCGACCTAGAAACCCTCAGGCCCGAGCCGTCGGTCGAGGGCTACACCACCCCCGGCGGCTACTCCGGGCCCGCGGTGCGGCCCATCGCGCTGCGGATGTGCATGGAGATCGCCACGCTGATCAACAAGGAGTTCCCCGGCCGCACCCTCAGCGGCATCGGCGGCATCGAGACGGGCGAAGACGCGGCGCAGTTCATCCTGCTGGGGAGCCACACCGTGCAGGTCTGCACGGGCGTGATGAAGTTCGGCTACCGCTGCGTCCAGGAGATGTGCGAGTCGCTGCTGGCGTTCATGGAGAAGCACGGCTTCGAAGCCATCGACGACTTCCGCGGCAAGAGCCTCCCCTACTTCACCACCCACGCCGACCTAGTGCAGCGCCAAGCCGAGGCCCGCGCCGCCAAGAAGGCCGAGGCCCAATCTCAGAAAGCACAGCAGAAGAAGATGATCCAGGGGGACGCGGAGTGGTCGGGGGACGACTTCGTGGATCAGTCGGATGCGCTGGCGCGGGGGTGA
- a CDS encoding aspartate aminotransferase family protein — translation MQLPIINHQPAPYTGPSRAEVIALRKQYVSPGVITYYKEPLMIVEGKMQYVWDETGRRYLDAFAGIVTVSVGHCHPKVLEKVQAQSGKLQHTTTIYLNPVLGQFAEKLASKMPDGLTRSYFTNSGSEANEVAILSAREHTGNTDVIALRNAYHGGTSTTMGLTAHGTWKFKSNQTLGIHHTHAGYCYRCPYGLEYPSCDLKCARDIEEVIRYQTPGEVACFIGEPIQGVGGAVTPPKEYFQIIYEIVRKYGGLCYADEVQGGFGRTGEHYWSHQHWGVKPDGITMAKGIGNGIPLGAFTTTEEISKVMNNRIHFNTFGGNPVSMTQGLATLEVIDEEGIQENARVVGGHMKDSLLALQEKHPIIGEVRGLGLMLGVELVRDRKTKEPANTEAAAVMERMKDRGVLLGKGGLYGNTLRIKPPMCITKDDSDYLTAMLDEVFTELQKG, via the coding sequence ATGCAGCTCCCCATCATCAACCACCAGCCCGCCCCCTACACCGGCCCGTCGCGCGCGGAGGTGATCGCGCTGCGGAAGCAGTACGTCTCGCCCGGCGTGATTACGTACTACAAAGAGCCCTTGATGATCGTCGAGGGGAAGATGCAGTACGTGTGGGACGAGACCGGGCGGCGGTATCTCGACGCGTTTGCGGGGATCGTGACGGTGAGCGTGGGACACTGCCACCCCAAGGTGCTGGAAAAGGTGCAGGCGCAGTCGGGCAAGCTGCAGCACACCACCACCATCTACCTGAACCCGGTGCTGGGACAGTTCGCCGAGAAGCTGGCCTCGAAGATGCCCGACGGGCTCACCCGCAGCTACTTCACCAACAGCGGCAGCGAGGCGAACGAGGTCGCCATCCTCAGTGCCCGCGAGCACACCGGCAACACCGACGTCATCGCGCTGCGCAACGCGTACCACGGCGGAACCTCTACCACGATGGGGCTGACCGCGCACGGCACGTGGAAGTTTAAGAGCAACCAGACGCTGGGGATCCACCACACGCACGCCGGCTACTGCTACCGCTGCCCCTACGGGCTGGAGTACCCCTCGTGCGACCTGAAGTGCGCCCGCGACATCGAAGAGGTGATCCGCTACCAAACCCCGGGGGAGGTGGCCTGCTTTATCGGCGAGCCCATCCAGGGGGTCGGCGGCGCGGTGACTCCCCCCAAGGAGTACTTCCAAATCATCTACGAGATCGTCCGCAAGTACGGCGGCCTGTGCTACGCAGACGAGGTGCAGGGGGGCTTCGGCCGCACCGGCGAGCACTACTGGTCTCACCAGCACTGGGGCGTCAAGCCAGACGGCATCACGATGGCCAAGGGCATCGGCAACGGCATCCCGCTGGGGGCCTTCACCACCACCGAAGAAATCTCGAAAGTCATGAACAACCGGATCCACTTCAACACCTTCGGCGGCAACCCCGTCAGCATGACCCAGGGGCTCGCGACGCTGGAAGTGATTGACGAAGAGGGCATCCAAGAGAACGCCCGCGTCGTCGGCGGCCACATGAAGGACTCATTGCTGGCGCTCCAGGAAAAGCACCCGATCATCGGCGAGGTCCGCGGCCTCGGGCTGATGCTCGGCGTCGAGCTGGTCCGCGACCGCAAGACCAAGGAACCCGCGAACACCGAGGCCGCCGCGGTGATGGAGCGTATGAAAGACCGCGGCGTGCTGCTCGGCAAGGGGGGCCTGTACGGCAACACCCTGCGGATCAAACCCCCCATGTGCATCACTAAAGACGATTCAGACTATCTGACGGCGATGCTGGACGAAGTCTTCACCGAGCTCCAAAAAGGTTAA